In a single window of the Flavobacterium ammoniigenes genome:
- a CDS encoding pseudouridine synthase, whose product MSHQHFIIHKPYGYLSQFVYELKRKKRLLGELYPFPEGTMAIGRLDEDSEGLLLLTTDGRMSELVRSKKVEKEYYVQVDGVIHQEAVEQLQKGVEIGFNGRKYITKPCKAFLIHQVPAFGARGKKIRDERHGPTSWLSITINEGKFRQVRKMTAYVGFPTLRLVRVRVGNIHLNDLQAGEVIEMNDFQIENK is encoded by the coding sequence ATGTCTCACCAGCATTTTATCATACATAAACCTTATGGCTATTTGAGTCAGTTTGTGTATGAATTAAAAAGAAAGAAACGGCTTTTAGGAGAATTGTATCCTTTTCCAGAAGGAACTATGGCTATTGGGCGTTTGGATGAAGATTCAGAAGGTTTGTTACTTTTGACTACTGATGGTAGGATGAGTGAACTCGTTCGTAGTAAAAAAGTAGAGAAAGAATATTATGTTCAGGTGGATGGGGTTATTCATCAAGAAGCAGTGGAGCAGTTGCAAAAAGGAGTCGAAATTGGATTTAATGGTAGAAAATACATCACGAAACCTTGCAAAGCATTCCTGATTCATCAAGTCCCTGCTTTTGGAGCTAGAGGAAAAAAGATTCGAGACGAACGTCACGGTCCTACTTCTTGGCTTTCCATCACGATTAATGAAGGCAAGTTCAGACAAGTCCGTAAAATGACGGCATATGTAGGTTTTCCTACTTTGCGTTTGGTTCGTGTTCGCGTTGGTAATATTCATTTGAATGATTTACAAGCTGGTGAAGTAATTGAAATGAATGATTTTCAAATCGAAAATAAATAA
- a CDS encoding tRNA (cytidine(34)-2'-O)-methyltransferase, which translates to MLNIVLVEPEIPNNTGNIGRLCVGTESKLHLIHPFGFVINDKNLKRSGLDYWVHLDVTEYQNVDEWLNEIPDRSRVFLMSSHASKSYLETEFQDGDWLVFGKESVGLSAAVLALFENHLTIPMSPLIRSFNIANSVAFVVGEAKRQIGLKR; encoded by the coding sequence ATGTTAAACATCGTATTGGTTGAACCTGAAATTCCGAATAACACAGGTAATATTGGTCGGCTTTGTGTAGGGACAGAAAGTAAATTGCACTTGATTCATCCTTTTGGATTTGTAATCAACGACAAGAATTTAAAACGTTCGGGATTGGATTATTGGGTACATTTGGATGTGACTGAATATCAGAATGTAGACGAATGGCTGAATGAAATTCCAGACCGTTCCCGTGTCTTTTTAATGAGTTCTCATGCGTCAAAATCGTATTTGGAAACCGAATTTCAAGACGGTGATTGGTTGGTATTTGGCAAAGAGAGTGTAGGTTTAAGCGCTGCGGTCTTAGCCTTGTTTGAAAATCATTTGACTATTCCGATGTCGCCATTAATTCGCAGTTTTAATATTGCCAATTCGGTTGCTTTTGTGGTGGGAGAAGCCAAAAGACAAATCGGCTTGAAACGTTAA